AGAATAAGTATCTTTTGAATCACTATTAATTCCCATTACAAAATAGTTTATATTAAATCCACACTTATCATTTACTGCAAAATTGTAATCACCAGTAAGTCCAAGTCCTGAAATACTGAATGAATAATTCGGCTCCTTCTTTTCTGGTTTCATACTTAAATAAATACCTTTTATATTCAGTACCCTCATTCCATCATGCCAGTTTATAACTGATACCGGCTGAGGCATTAGTTTTTCAGAAACACCTTGTAAAATACAACTATCAGAAATTGCCAATAACAAAATTATTAATATTAATTTTTTTTTATTCATACAATTTTACTAGAACTTTATAATAAAACTAATTCTGTGCATGTCGCCTAATTCCCCATATGGAACAAAAGCATAATCTAAACTGTAGCCATCAACTCCGAAACCAACACCCAAAGATATCCCCCCAAGATGCTTTAGTTTTACAATATCCTTAAAATATTTATATCCACACCTTATGAAAAACATCTTTTTCATAACATACTCTGCACCTATATTAAAACCAGTTATATCATTTACATAATGGTTAGTATCCAATGCGAGTATTAAATTATCTTCTAATAATTTATATCCTACACCTAATTTGATTACTACAGGCAGAGAAAATTTTTCTTCAATAAATTTCATTTTCAGGCCAATATTTTGGAAAGACAATCCGACATTCAATTTTGAGAATAAGTTTTGTTTTAATAATCCTACATCTATAGCAAACCCTTTGGCTATTTTTGTATCCAATTTCCATCTTATATATTTTAGACTGGCACCGATATCTATGACATTTACAATCTTTTTGCCATATGATAATATCCCAACTAAAGAATTATTATTAAAATCGCCTTCAAACTCACCTTGTTCATTTGTTCTTGCCTGAGAATCATACATATAATAAAT
This sequence is a window from Elusimicrobiota bacterium. Protein-coding genes within it:
- a CDS encoding PorV/PorQ family protein, with protein sequence MFKKYLFVLYLSIFNFYTLIANEITSPRFLLIAPGSRPNAMGEAFTAIADDNNAIYWNPAGISNLSKKEISFTHIKGIVYTNMEYLIYVRPVNKIKGTLGASIYYMYDSQARTNEQGEFEGDFNNNSLVGILSYGKKIVNVIDIGASLKYIRWKLDTKIAKGFAIDVGLLKQNLFSKLNVGLSFQNIGLKMKFIEEKFSLPVVIKLGVGYKLLEDNLILALDTNHYVNDITGFNIGAEYVMKKMFFIRCGYKYFKDIVKLKHLGGISLGVGFGVDGYSLDYAFVPYGELGDMHRISFIIKF